One Cupriavidus taiwanensis LMG 19424 DNA segment encodes these proteins:
- a CDS encoding phosphocholine-specific phospholipase C, which produces MTFNPSKRQFLKTSLGTGAAAAMLASFPPSIRRALAIEANNATGTIQDVKHVVMVMLENRSFDNYFGTFRGVRGYGDRFAIPLPNGKTAFYQTDANGNTLTPYHLDETQGNAQRAGGTPHTWPDAQAAWDHGRMDRWPVAKKALSMGYYDNAEIPFQRALADAFTLCDAYHCAMHTGTIPNRLFYWTGSNGPTGDNVAVMVNEFNAGADVGPSTEGWTWKTYADRLQAAGVSWKVYQNVPDNYGCNQMMSFRHWRAEMEKMPVGRKLSNTAGTGVNPPYNPDIDDQYSALAKGFCNTMPDGGFLQSLRDDVVNGRLPEVSWIIPPAEFSEHPGPSSPAKGGWYVQSILDALTASPEVWSKTVLLINFDENDGFFDHSPPPTAPSRNPDGTLAGKSTLSDAQMAYEYFNFPPATAKQPPQDGKPFGPGPRVPMWVVSPWSRGGWVNSEVFDHTSVLRFLEARFGVMEPQISAYRRAVCGDLTSAFNFATPNTETLPVLAGRTTRADATSLTAWQQTRPAILVPATPALPAQATGSRPSRKLPYALHTSARVDAAARTVRLLFANGSAQQAGAVFHVYDKLHLDRIPRRYVVEAGKALDDAWDVNADGGKYDLWVLGPNGYHRAFAGDINEAATTSAEIQVCYNPCKKPTIQVKLHNDSDADVTFTVKALAYRDDGPWTQRVKRGKVELLEWPVADSGNWYDFVVTCAASPAFARRFAGRMETGEDTVSDPAMGVI; this is translated from the coding sequence ATGACCTTCAATCCGTCCAAGCGACAGTTCCTCAAGACCAGCCTCGGCACCGGCGCCGCCGCCGCGATGCTGGCCAGCTTTCCGCCCAGCATCCGCCGCGCGCTGGCGATCGAGGCCAACAACGCCACCGGCACCATCCAGGACGTCAAGCACGTCGTGATGGTGATGCTGGAAAACCGCTCGTTCGACAACTACTTCGGCACGTTCAGGGGCGTGCGCGGCTACGGCGACCGCTTTGCCATCCCGCTGCCGAATGGCAAGACCGCGTTCTACCAGACCGATGCCAACGGCAATACGCTGACGCCCTACCACCTCGACGAAACCCAGGGCAATGCGCAGCGCGCGGGCGGCACGCCGCACACGTGGCCGGACGCGCAGGCCGCCTGGGACCACGGCCGCATGGACCGCTGGCCGGTGGCCAAGAAGGCGCTGTCGATGGGCTACTACGACAACGCCGAAATCCCGTTCCAGCGCGCGCTGGCCGACGCCTTCACGCTGTGTGACGCGTACCACTGCGCGATGCACACCGGCACCATCCCCAACCGCCTGTTCTACTGGACCGGCAGCAACGGTCCCACCGGCGACAACGTCGCGGTGATGGTCAATGAATTCAACGCCGGCGCCGACGTGGGCCCGTCCACCGAGGGCTGGACCTGGAAGACCTACGCCGACCGCCTGCAGGCCGCCGGGGTCAGCTGGAAGGTCTACCAGAACGTGCCGGACAACTACGGCTGCAACCAGATGATGAGCTTCCGGCACTGGCGCGCCGAGATGGAGAAGATGCCGGTGGGGCGCAAGCTGTCCAACACCGCCGGCACTGGCGTCAACCCGCCCTACAACCCGGATATCGACGACCAGTACAGCGCGCTGGCCAAGGGCTTCTGCAACACCATGCCCGACGGCGGCTTCCTGCAGTCGCTGCGCGACGACGTAGTCAACGGCCGGCTGCCGGAAGTGTCGTGGATCATCCCGCCGGCCGAGTTCAGCGAGCACCCCGGCCCGTCCAGCCCGGCCAAGGGCGGCTGGTACGTGCAGTCCATCCTCGATGCGCTGACGGCATCGCCCGAGGTCTGGAGCAAGACCGTGCTGCTGATCAACTTCGACGAGAACGACGGCTTCTTCGACCACAGCCCGCCGCCCACCGCGCCGTCGCGCAACCCGGACGGCACGCTGGCCGGCAAGTCGACGCTGAGCGATGCGCAAATGGCCTACGAGTACTTCAACTTCCCGCCCGCCACGGCCAAGCAGCCGCCCCAGGACGGCAAGCCATTCGGTCCCGGCCCGCGCGTGCCGATGTGGGTGGTGTCGCCGTGGAGCCGCGGCGGTTGGGTCAACTCCGAGGTGTTCGACCACACCTCGGTGCTGCGCTTCCTGGAAGCGCGCTTCGGCGTGATGGAGCCGCAGATCAGCGCCTACCGCCGCGCCGTTTGCGGCGACCTGACCAGCGCCTTCAACTTCGCCACGCCCAACACCGAGACGCTGCCGGTGCTGGCGGGGCGCACCACGCGCGCCGACGCCACCAGCCTGACCGCCTGGCAGCAGACGCGGCCCGCGATCCTGGTGCCCGCCACGCCGGCGCTGCCGGCGCAGGCCACCGGCTCGCGTCCGTCGCGCAAGCTGCCGTATGCACTGCATACCAGCGCGCGCGTCGATGCCGCGGCGCGCACCGTGCGCCTGCTGTTCGCCAACGGCAGCGCGCAGCAGGCCGGCGCGGTGTTCCATGTCTACGACAAGCTGCACCTGGACCGCATTCCGCGCCGCTACGTGGTCGAGGCCGGCAAGGCGCTGGACGATGCGTGGGACGTCAATGCCGACGGCGGCAAGTACGACCTGTGGGTGCTCGGCCCCAACGGCTATCACCGCGCCTTCGCCGGCGACATCAACGAGGCGGCCACCACGTCGGCCGAAATCCAGGTCTGCTACAACCCCTGCAAGAAGCCGACCATCCAGGTCAAGCTGCATAACGACAGCGACGCCGACGTGACCTTCACCGTCAAGGCGCTGGCCTATCGCGACGACGGCCCGTGGACGCAGCGGGTCAAGCGGGGCAAGGTGGAACTGCTGGAATGGCCGGTCGCCGACAGCGGCAACTGGTACGACTTCGTCGTGACCTGCGCAGCCAGCCCGGCGTTCGCGCGCCGCTTTGCCGGGCGCATGGAGACCGGCGAGGATACGGTCAGCGATCCGGCAATGGGCGTGATCTGA
- a CDS encoding catalase translates to MPDTSDAKAKPTSNTASATTAQGTPAGYGDAQRGTGGELHQVAGGTHVPLTTNQGAPIADNQNSLKANPRGPTLLEDFILREKITHFDHERIPERIVHARGTAAHGYFELTESLSQFTTASILTEVGVRTPVFARFSTVAGGAGSIDTPRDVRGFAVKFYTKEGNWDLVGNNIPVFFIQDAIKFPDVVHAVKMEPDRAFPQAATAHDTFWDFISLTPESMHMVMWIMSDRTIPRSLRMIEGFGVHSFRLLDEQGRSTFVKFHWRPKLGLQSTVWDEAVKIAGADPDFHRRDMFNAIQSGNYPEWELGVQLFTEDDAAKFPFDHLDATKIIPEETVPLKMIGRMVLDRWPDNFFAETEQVAFCPANIVRGIDFSNDPLLLGRLFSYLDTQLLRLGGPNFNQIPVNAPKCPFANHQRDGHMQMQRPKGRVAYEPNSLSDDSPREAPDLGFRHARVSEQGDKGRIRPETFADHYSQARQFYRSQTRAEQAHIASALVFELSKVEHVHVRERMVAHLLNIDPDLGRRVADGLALDQLPEPLSTAAPVQDLPPSPALQIIGKMKDTLQGREIGILVADGSDGATVEAIRQAASAAGATVKIVAPKVGGAVLADGSKLPADGQLAGTPSVMFDAVAVVLSADGAAMLAQESAALDFVCFAYAHLKAIAADAGGEMLLAHARLQPDAGIVPAGDTARFIAAAKTRQWGREPQVRMLA, encoded by the coding sequence ATGCCCGACACGTCCGACGCCAAGGCCAAGCCCACGTCAAACACTGCGTCCGCCACCACCGCCCAGGGCACTCCGGCCGGTTATGGCGATGCCCAGCGCGGCACCGGCGGAGAGTTGCACCAGGTTGCCGGCGGCACGCATGTCCCGCTGACCACCAACCAGGGCGCGCCCATCGCGGACAACCAGAACTCGCTCAAGGCCAATCCGCGCGGCCCGACCCTGCTCGAAGATTTCATTCTCCGTGAAAAAATTACACACTTCGACCATGAGCGCATTCCCGAGCGGATCGTCCATGCGCGCGGCACCGCGGCGCACGGCTATTTCGAGCTGACCGAGTCGCTGTCGCAATTCACCACCGCCAGCATCCTGACCGAGGTCGGCGTCAGGACTCCCGTGTTTGCGCGCTTCTCCACCGTGGCCGGCGGCGCCGGTTCGATCGACACGCCGCGCGACGTGCGGGGCTTCGCGGTCAAGTTCTATACCAAGGAAGGCAACTGGGACCTGGTCGGCAACAACATCCCGGTGTTCTTCATCCAGGACGCGATCAAGTTCCCCGACGTGGTCCACGCGGTCAAGATGGAGCCCGACCGCGCCTTCCCGCAGGCGGCCACCGCGCACGATACCTTCTGGGACTTCATTTCGCTGACGCCGGAGTCGATGCACATGGTCATGTGGATCATGTCGGACCGCACCATCCCGCGCTCGCTGCGCATGATCGAAGGCTTCGGCGTGCACAGCTTCCGCCTGCTCGACGAGCAGGGCCGCTCCACCTTCGTCAAGTTCCACTGGCGGCCGAAGCTGGGACTGCAGTCCACCGTGTGGGACGAAGCCGTCAAGATCGCCGGCGCCGATCCGGACTTCCATCGCCGCGACATGTTCAATGCGATCCAGTCCGGCAACTATCCGGAATGGGAACTGGGCGTGCAGCTGTTCACCGAAGACGATGCCGCCAAATTTCCGTTCGATCATCTCGATGCGACCAAGATCATCCCCGAAGAGACCGTGCCGCTGAAGATGATCGGCCGCATGGTGCTGGACCGCTGGCCCGACAACTTTTTTGCCGAGACCGAGCAGGTGGCGTTCTGCCCCGCCAACATCGTGCGCGGCATCGATTTCTCCAACGATCCCCTGCTGCTGGGCCGGCTGTTCTCCTACCTCGACACGCAACTGCTGCGCCTGGGCGGCCCCAACTTCAACCAGATTCCGGTGAACGCGCCCAAGTGCCCGTTCGCCAATCACCAGCGCGACGGCCATATGCAGATGCAGCGGCCCAAGGGACGCGTCGCCTATGAGCCCAACTCGCTGTCGGACGACTCGCCGCGCGAGGCGCCGGACCTTGGCTTCCGCCACGCGCGGGTGTCCGAGCAGGGCGACAAGGGCCGCATCCGCCCCGAGACCTTTGCCGACCACTACAGCCAGGCGCGCCAGTTCTACCGCAGCCAGACCCGCGCCGAACAGGCGCATATCGCCTCGGCGCTGGTGTTCGAGCTGTCGAAGGTCGAGCACGTGCATGTGCGCGAGCGCATGGTGGCCCACCTGCTCAATATCGACCCCGACCTGGGACGGCGCGTGGCCGACGGCCTGGCGCTGGACCAGCTGCCCGAGCCGCTTTCCACTGCCGCGCCGGTGCAGGATCTGCCGCCGTCGCCGGCGCTGCAGATCATCGGCAAGATGAAGGACACGCTGCAGGGGCGCGAAATCGGCATCCTGGTCGCCGACGGCTCCGACGGCGCCACCGTCGAGGCGATCCGCCAGGCGGCCAGCGCCGCCGGTGCCACGGTGAAGATCGTCGCGCCCAAGGTGGGCGGCGCGGTGCTGGCCGATGGGAGCAAGCTGCCGGCAGATGGGCAGCTGGCCGGGACGCCTTCGGTGATGTTCGATGCCGTGGCTGTGGTGCTGTCGGCCGACGGTGCCGCGATGCTGGCGCAGGAAAGCGCGGCGCTGGACTTTGTCTGCTTTGCCTACGCGCATCTGAAGGCGATCGCCGCCGATGCGGGCGGGGAGATGCTGCTCGCCCACGCCAGATTGCAGCCGGACGCCGGCATCGTGCCAGCCGGCGACACCGCGCGTTTTATCGCGGCGGCAAAAACGCGGCAGTGGGGACGCGAGCCGCAGGTGCGGATGCTGGCGTAG
- a CDS encoding methyl-accepting chemotaxis protein, with the protein MSVFRSLSIRTRLLAGFGTLAGVVLVVSVYSLHALGDATASFNDYLNGLNARAEMAAQVRSAVDRRAIAARNLVLVTDAAELEREKADALRAHEDVQSRLARLSEMVRQPGVSDEARKLVEDVARVEAQYGPVATGIVGLAVERKIEEAIGRIDKQCRPLLAALIKSTDAYAEFTKTRQKEMERRLEADYERQRNLLILISLVSAFIALAGGVLVTRAITRPIQRAVEVAGTVAGGDLGARIEVDRHDETGRLLAALRDMNERLTATVTRVRASSGNIAISTSEIARGNADLSSRTEEQAASLEQTAASMEELTETVRQNTENARQASELARSAADVAQRGSTTVQRVVGTMQDISASSSKIAEITGIIEGIAFQTNILALNAAVEAARAGEQGRGFAVVASEVRGLAQRSSSAAKEIKELIEASGRQVQDGSSLASEAGQTMAEVTQAVARVTGIVEEIATASAEQTRGIEQVNQAIVQIDQVTQQNASLVSEAANASRALEEQGRELSEVVAFFRLPGEAGAAGAGTLAAPRRAAHKLATA; encoded by the coding sequence ATGAGTGTTTTCAGGAGTCTGTCTATCCGCACGCGGCTGCTGGCCGGGTTCGGCACGCTGGCGGGCGTGGTGCTGGTGGTGTCGGTGTATTCGCTGCATGCGCTTGGCGATGCGACGGCGAGTTTCAATGACTACCTGAACGGGTTGAACGCCCGGGCGGAAATGGCGGCGCAGGTGCGCAGCGCGGTCGACCGGCGTGCCATTGCGGCGCGCAACCTGGTGCTGGTGACGGATGCGGCGGAGCTGGAGCGCGAGAAGGCCGACGCCCTGCGCGCGCACGAAGACGTGCAGAGCCGGCTGGCGCGGCTCAGCGAGATGGTGCGCCAGCCTGGCGTCAGCGACGAGGCGCGCAAGCTGGTCGAGGATGTCGCCAGGGTCGAGGCGCAGTATGGTCCGGTCGCCACCGGCATTGTCGGGCTGGCGGTCGAGCGCAAGATCGAGGAAGCCATCGGCCGGATCGACAAGCAATGCCGTCCGTTGCTGGCGGCGCTGATCAAGTCGACCGATGCGTACGCCGAGTTCACCAAGACCCGCCAGAAGGAAATGGAGCGCCGGCTCGAGGCGGACTACGAGCGCCAGCGCAACCTGCTGATCCTGATCTCGCTGGTGTCCGCGTTCATCGCGCTGGCCGGCGGCGTGCTGGTCACGCGTGCCATCACGCGTCCGATCCAGCGAGCCGTGGAGGTGGCCGGCACCGTCGCCGGCGGCGACCTGGGCGCGCGCATCGAAGTGGACCGCCATGACGAAACCGGCCGGCTGCTGGCGGCATTGCGCGACATGAACGAGCGCCTGACCGCCACCGTCACCCGCGTGCGCGCCAGCAGCGGCAATATCGCCATCAGCACCAGCGAGATCGCGCGCGGCAATGCCGACCTGAGCAGCCGCACCGAGGAGCAGGCGGCCTCGCTGGAGCAGACCGCGGCCAGCATGGAGGAACTGACCGAGACCGTGCGCCAGAACACCGAGAACGCGCGCCAGGCCAGCGAACTCGCGCGCAGCGCCGCCGACGTGGCGCAACGCGGCAGCACCACGGTGCAGCGCGTGGTCGGCACGATGCAGGACATCAGCGCCAGCTCGAGCAAGATCGCGGAGATCACCGGCATCATCGAGGGCATTGCCTTCCAGACCAATATCCTGGCGCTGAACGCCGCGGTGGAGGCGGCGCGCGCCGGCGAGCAGGGGCGCGGCTTTGCCGTAGTGGCCAGCGAAGTGCGCGGGCTGGCCCAGCGCTCGTCCAGCGCGGCCAAGGAGATCAAGGAGCTGATCGAGGCATCGGGGCGGCAGGTGCAGGATGGTTCGTCGCTGGCCAGCGAGGCGGGCCAAACCATGGCCGAGGTGACCCAGGCGGTGGCGCGCGTGACCGGCATCGTGGAGGAAATCGCCACGGCGTCGGCCGAGCAGACCCGCGGCATCGAGCAGGTCAACCAGGCCATCGTGCAGATCGACCAGGTCACGCAGCAGAACGCGTCGCTGGTGAGCGAGGCGGCCAATGCCTCGCGCGCGCTGGAAGAGCAGGGCCGCGAACTGAGCGAGGTGGTGGCCTTCTTCCGCCTGCCTGGCGAAGCCGGGGCCGCGGGCGCCGGTACGCTGGCCGCGCCGAGGCGCGCGGCGCACAAGCTCGCCACGGCCTAG
- a CDS encoding threo-3-hydroxy-L-aspartate ammonia-lyase, with protein MTALPISFDDVAAAHERIRAAAHRTPVLTSATADAATGAQLFFKCENFQRIGAFKFRGAYNAIAQFTPQQKAGGVLAFSSGNHAQAIALSARLLGVQAVIVMPQDAPAIKIEATRGYGAEVVLYDRYQDDREALGRRIAGERGMTLIPPYDHPHVMAGQGTAAKELFEETCPLDMLVVCLGGGGLLSGCAVAAQAMSPGCAVYGVEPEAGNDGQRSLRSGEIVRIETPRTIADGAQTPYLGNHTFAVIRELVTDIVTVSDAELVDTMKFFAGRMKIVAEPTGCLAAAAVLHGKLDVKGKRVGIIVSGGNVDLGAFAGFVG; from the coding sequence ATGACCGCCCTGCCGATCTCTTTCGACGACGTTGCCGCCGCGCACGAACGCATCCGCGCGGCCGCCCACCGCACCCCGGTGCTGACCTCCGCCACCGCCGACGCGGCCACCGGGGCGCAGCTGTTCTTCAAGTGCGAGAACTTCCAGCGCATCGGCGCCTTCAAGTTCCGCGGCGCGTACAACGCCATTGCCCAGTTCACCCCGCAGCAGAAGGCGGGCGGCGTGCTGGCGTTCTCTTCCGGCAACCACGCGCAGGCGATCGCGCTGTCGGCGCGCCTGCTGGGCGTGCAGGCGGTGATCGTGATGCCGCAGGACGCCCCCGCGATCAAGATCGAGGCCACGCGCGGCTACGGCGCCGAAGTGGTGCTGTACGACCGCTACCAGGACGATCGCGAGGCGCTGGGCCGGCGCATCGCCGGCGAGCGCGGCATGACGCTGATCCCGCCCTACGACCACCCGCACGTGATGGCCGGGCAAGGCACTGCGGCCAAGGAACTGTTCGAGGAAACCTGTCCGCTCGACATGCTGGTGGTATGCCTGGGCGGCGGCGGCCTGCTGTCGGGCTGCGCCGTTGCGGCACAGGCGATGTCGCCAGGCTGCGCCGTGTACGGCGTCGAGCCGGAGGCCGGCAACGACGGCCAGCGCAGCCTGCGCAGCGGCGAGATCGTGCGCATCGAGACCCCGCGCACCATTGCCGACGGCGCGCAGACGCCGTACCTGGGCAACCACACCTTCGCCGTGATCCGCGAGCTGGTGACGGATATCGTCACGGTGTCGGATGCCGAACTGGTCGACACCATGAAGTTCTTCGCCGGGCGCATGAAGATCGTGGCCGAGCCCACTGGCTGCCTGGCCGCGGCCGCGGTGCTGCATGGCAAGCTCGATGTGAAGGGCAAGCGCGTGGGCATTATCGTGTCGGGCGGGAATGTGGATCTGGGGGCGTTTGCGGGGTTTGTCGGCTAA
- a CDS encoding LysR family transcriptional regulator, translated as MLDVRQLQCFLAVAEELHFAKAADRLGIAQSGLSTQIQRLEKDLGVTLLNRNKRKPVTLTDAGRLFYAEAEAALRHIARADQVGRLAARGLAGVIRIGYVASGVSTGLLSRMLGDFRKHHELVRVEVVPMETPRQLDALNDGRIDVGIVRPRRLCPAGIVTKIVQTERLLTAMASHHALARRGPVAARELADQPFIIPQFADEEGFGFALTALGKAGGFTPRLEYRVQDFISAASLASAGYGVAIVPESMQNFAQPGVFYKPVADFGLAVHLALAYRRREMSPAVRAFVKQAVDPSITAKS; from the coding sequence ATGCTCGATGTCCGTCAGTTGCAGTGCTTCCTTGCGGTGGCAGAGGAACTTCACTTTGCGAAGGCGGCGGATCGCCTGGGGATTGCGCAGTCAGGTCTGAGCACCCAGATCCAACGGCTGGAGAAAGACCTGGGCGTCACGCTGCTGAACCGCAACAAGCGCAAGCCGGTCACGTTGACCGATGCCGGGCGGCTGTTCTACGCGGAAGCGGAAGCGGCATTGCGCCACATAGCGCGCGCCGACCAGGTCGGCCGGCTGGCTGCCAGAGGGCTTGCCGGGGTTATCCGCATTGGCTACGTCGCTTCTGGCGTCAGCACCGGACTGTTGTCAAGGATGTTGGGTGACTTCCGCAAGCACCATGAGCTGGTCCGCGTCGAAGTCGTACCCATGGAGACGCCACGCCAGCTCGACGCGCTCAACGATGGCCGGATCGATGTGGGTATCGTCAGGCCACGGCGACTATGTCCGGCAGGAATCGTGACGAAGATTGTGCAAACCGAACGCTTGCTGACTGCGATGGCAAGCCACCACGCGCTCGCCAGGCGCGGACCGGTTGCGGCCCGCGAGCTTGCCGACCAGCCGTTCATCATCCCGCAGTTTGCCGACGAGGAAGGGTTCGGCTTCGCATTGACCGCGCTGGGAAAGGCGGGAGGCTTTACGCCACGTCTCGAGTATCGCGTTCAGGATTTCATTTCGGCCGCCAGCCTCGCCTCCGCGGGATACGGGGTCGCGATCGTGCCGGAGTCGATGCAAAATTTCGCGCAGCCTGGGGTCTTCTACAAACCGGTTGCGGATTTCGGCCTGGCGGTCCATCTCGCGCTGGCCTACCGCCGGCGCGAGATGTCGCCCGCGGTAAGGGCCTTCGTGAAGCAAGCCGTTGACCCGAGCATAACGGCAAAAAGCTGA
- a CDS encoding acyl-CoA dehydrogenase family protein, giving the protein MNELWHPQLGESESRWQQQAQALAAQAFAPLAEEIDRDQRYPVEHLPRLLEAKISGMFVPKEYGGEGASLTAVVAVVEAVAQGCASTSAILAALALGAFPILLAGSEAQKQALLGGLAGRGEAVNFALSEREAGSDPSAIQATAVREGDGWRIRGEKCWLGNGGHSKHFIVFARTGDVAARKAISAFVVPRDTEGLVVDFYEDKMGIRGTTTTNLRLDVWVPADSIVGPEGDGLKLALATLTVGRVVVAAQANGIALCAYDAARRYAVTRKTFGHTLIDHQGVGFKLADAAMHLSAARMFTYEAARGYDEGKDIGTLGAMAKLYASEASHDVVDDAVQILGGRGYVKPNVVERCYRDQRIVEIYEGTSEIQRIVLARAVRKGALADIEAAQ; this is encoded by the coding sequence ATGAATGAGCTTTGGCACCCGCAACTGGGCGAGTCCGAATCGAGGTGGCAACAACAGGCGCAAGCCCTGGCCGCGCAAGCGTTTGCGCCGCTGGCCGAGGAAATCGACCGGGACCAACGCTATCCGGTCGAGCATCTGCCCAGGCTGCTCGAGGCGAAGATCTCCGGCATGTTCGTGCCAAAGGAGTACGGCGGCGAGGGTGCGTCACTGACGGCGGTGGTCGCCGTGGTCGAAGCCGTGGCACAGGGTTGCGCATCGACGTCGGCAATCCTGGCGGCGCTGGCACTGGGCGCGTTTCCGATTCTGCTGGCCGGCAGTGAAGCGCAGAAGCAGGCCCTGCTCGGCGGGCTGGCCGGGCGCGGTGAGGCGGTGAACTTTGCCCTGAGCGAACGCGAAGCGGGTTCCGACCCGTCGGCCATCCAGGCGACGGCGGTGCGCGAGGGCGATGGCTGGCGTATTCGTGGCGAGAAGTGCTGGCTGGGCAACGGTGGCCACTCGAAGCACTTCATTGTCTTTGCCCGCACCGGCGACGTGGCAGCGCGCAAGGCGATTTCGGCATTCGTGGTGCCGCGGGATACCGAGGGTCTTGTCGTCGACTTCTATGAAGACAAGATGGGCATCCGTGGCACGACAACGACCAACCTCAGGCTCGACGTCTGGGTGCCGGCAGACAGCATCGTTGGCCCCGAAGGCGATGGCCTGAAACTGGCCCTGGCGACCCTTACCGTCGGGCGGGTGGTGGTGGCGGCCCAGGCCAACGGCATCGCCTTGTGTGCGTACGACGCGGCGCGGCGCTACGCGGTAACCCGCAAGACCTTTGGCCACACCCTGATCGACCACCAAGGCGTCGGCTTCAAGCTGGCCGATGCGGCCATGCACCTGTCGGCGGCGCGCATGTTCACGTATGAAGCGGCTCGCGGCTATGACGAGGGCAAGGACATCGGAACGCTCGGCGCCATGGCCAAGCTCTACGCCAGCGAAGCGTCCCACGATGTCGTGGACGACGCGGTGCAGATCCTTGGCGGGCGAGGCTATGTGAAACCGAATGTCGTGGAGCGATGCTATCGCGACCAGCGCATTGTCGAGATCTACGAAGGTACGTCTGAAATCCAGCGCATCGTTCTTGCACGCGCAGTCAGGAAGGGCGCGCTCGCCGATATCGAGGCCGCGCAATGA
- a CDS encoding CaiB/BaiF CoA transferase family protein — protein sequence MADTGKAELAHGALSGLRVVDASRVLAGPFCGQILGDHGADVIKIEAPEGDECRGFGPPFVDGASAYFRAVNRNKRSMILDMNGEADRETFWQLLETADVLIENFKASTLRTWGIDSPSRMTERFPRLIHCRITGFGDDGPLGQLPGYDAAVQAMAGLISINGEPEGNPVRLGVPVVDLTTGMNAAMAVLLALNARHQTGRGQLADVSLYDSAVSVAHPFLTNFLASGVTPKPTGNSHPNIVPYDIFQTATCPLFVAVANDRLFGKLCQALGAGHLPDDERFATNRQRVAHRDALTAELSRAFAAVDGESFGKALLAQNVPAAPILSIADVAAAPHTLHRQMVVRQGDYIGPGVPVKLSVTPASIRSGPPALGSLKEVAGAATAVWKK from the coding sequence ATGGCCGATACAGGCAAAGCTGAACTTGCCCACGGGGCGCTCTCGGGGTTACGCGTGGTCGATGCATCGCGCGTGCTGGCGGGCCCGTTCTGCGGGCAGATTCTTGGCGACCACGGCGCTGACGTGATCAAGATCGAGGCGCCAGAGGGCGATGAGTGCCGCGGCTTCGGTCCGCCTTTCGTGGACGGCGCATCCGCGTACTTCCGCGCTGTCAACCGCAACAAGCGCAGCATGATCCTCGACATGAATGGCGAAGCCGATAGGGAGACCTTCTGGCAGCTGCTGGAGACTGCAGACGTCCTGATCGAGAACTTCAAGGCGAGCACGCTGAGGACATGGGGCATCGACAGTCCGTCCCGCATGACTGAGCGTTTCCCACGGCTCATACACTGCCGGATCACTGGATTTGGCGATGACGGTCCACTGGGTCAGCTGCCTGGCTACGATGCGGCAGTGCAAGCCATGGCCGGCCTGATCAGCATCAACGGCGAGCCGGAAGGCAATCCCGTTCGCCTCGGCGTGCCGGTGGTGGATCTGACCACGGGCATGAATGCCGCAATGGCTGTGCTGCTGGCATTGAATGCGCGCCACCAGACCGGTCGCGGCCAACTGGCCGATGTGAGCCTGTATGACTCCGCGGTGTCGGTCGCCCATCCGTTTCTGACGAATTTCCTCGCCTCCGGGGTGACGCCGAAGCCGACGGGAAACAGTCACCCCAATATCGTTCCGTACGACATCTTCCAGACCGCGACTTGCCCGCTGTTCGTCGCGGTGGCCAATGACCGCCTGTTCGGAAAGCTGTGCCAGGCATTGGGTGCCGGCCACCTGCCGGATGACGAGCGCTTTGCCACTAATCGCCAGCGAGTGGCCCATCGCGACGCGCTGACCGCCGAGTTGTCCAGAGCCTTTGCCGCAGTGGACGGTGAATCGTTCGGCAAGGCGCTGCTGGCGCAGAACGTCCCCGCGGCTCCCATCCTGAGCATCGCCGATGTTGCCGCGGCCCCCCACACCTTGCACCGGCAGATGGTGGTCCGGCAAGGCGACTACATCGGTCCCGGCGTTCCGGTCAAGCTGAGTGTGACGCCGGCGTCGATCCGGAGCGGTCCGCCCGCACTGGGTAGCTTGAAGGAAGTAGCCGGTGCGGCGACCGCCGTCTGGAAGAAGTGA